Proteins encoded by one window of Haematobia irritans isolate KBUSLIRL chromosome 2, ASM5000362v1, whole genome shotgun sequence:
- the LOC142224191 gene encoding uncharacterized protein LOC142224191 yields MSGPSRRLKNERPEVEVDVAQPKKKCGEVRCKVCLQPHALRLCPRFRAMDPARRRKAVMQFGYCFNCLAESHKRTDCRSRERCMECCGEHHTMLHPRFVGNQRKREDPPRTVASRPQKVKKAPRAIRQPPQRDTHQRRSDDARRRNNASRRVARNPETQQQRTISGRCTCGHNPTNSTTVSPNTGQGPATIVIHVHSGSH; encoded by the coding sequence ATGTCTGGCCCATCACGTCGTCTCAAAAACGAGCGCCCTGAGGTAGAAGTGGACGTCGCCCAACCAAAGAAGAAGTGTGGTGAGGTGAGATGCAAAGTGTGTCTGCAACCACACGCACTCCGCCTTTGCCCGCGTTTCCGAGCTATGGACCCTGCAAGACGTCGTAAAGCCGTAATGCAATTCGGCTATTGTTTTAATTGCTTGGCGGAGTCACACAAAAGGACTGATTGCAGGAGTCGGGAAAGGTGTATGGAGTGCTGTGGTGAGCACCACACAATGCTCCACCCCAGATTTGTTGGGAACCAGCGGAAGCGCGAAGATCCCCCCAGAACCGTCGCTAGTCGACCCCAAAAGGTGAAGAAGGCTCCTAGAGCTATCAGACAGCCACCGCAACGTGACACCCATCAAAGGCGCTCCGATGATGCTCGGCGCCGTAATAATGCCTCCAGGAGGGTAGCACGAAACCCAGAGACCCAGCAGCAGAGAACCATCAGTGGACGATGCACCTGTGGCCACAATCCGACCAACTCCACCACAGTTAGCCCCAATACCGGTCAAGGGCCGGCTACTATTGTGATTCACGTCCATTCTGGGTCCcactga